The sequence CTGGGTGGGCGTCGACGGGCTCGACGGCCCCGGCGGGCTGGACTGGATGGTCGCCGACCGGCCCTTCCTGCCCGAGCTGCGCCACGTGCTGCGCGCCGCCGAGACCGAGCAGCACAACGGGGTGCTGCGCGCGGTGCTCTTCGACGAGGACGACGCCGCCGAGGTGCTGCGCCGGCTGCGCGCCGACGGCTACGAGGAGGCGCTGGACGGCGACGCCTGGCGCGAGTTCGACGCTCCCGAGCCGATCCCGTCCGACCCGGACGCATGGCAGTTGTTCCAAGACGGTCGGTCGGTGGCGGGAGTAGACATTTCGCCGTTTATTTCTGATCTGCCCGGCGGCAGGTGTACGCGCAGTTTTGTTACCGACAACGCCAGCGGCAGTACTTCGCAGGCAGCCAACATAATCGAAGCGCTCGAAGCCGGCGCGCGCCTGTTGCTCATCGACGAAGACAGCTCGGCTACAAATTTCATGATACGCGACCGGCGCATGCAGGAGCTCGTGGCGAATGAACACGAACCCATAACGCCGTTTGTCGACCGCGTGCGCCAGCTCTGCGAGCAGCACTCCGTTTCGTCGGTAATCGTCATCGGAGGTAGCGGGGACTACCTCGACGTGGCCGACAAGGTGGTGGGCATGAGGGACTACCGGGCGCTCGATCTCACAGCGCAGGCTCGCGAGGTTGTAGCTCGTTTTAAAAGCGGCCGCAGGTCTGAAGCTCTCAACGGTTTTGAAGCGCCGTTGGGAAGGACCCTGCTACGCGCCGGCTTCGACGCTTCGCGTGGTCGCAAGGAAGTCGTGGTCAAGGTGCGCGACCACGGGTGCATCGTGTTCGGCGAGCACGAGATCGACCTCTCGGCCGTTGACCAGCTCCTCCACCCTGCGCAATTGCGGGCCGTGGCCGAGGCCATGCTTCACGTCGGCGCGTGTTTTGCCGACGGCAATCGCAGCCTGGCAGAGGTGATGGACCTGTTGTTTGACGAACTCGCCCACGAGGGGCTCTCGGTTCTCGCGCGCAACGGGGAGGGGGACCTCGCCGCTTTTCGTCGCCATGATTTCGCAGCGGCCGTGAATCGGCTGCGCGCGCCGGTTATAAAACTCGCTCGTCAGGGGTAGAGTAAGACCGTAGAGAGGTTTCTTTCCGATGTTTCATGCAACAGATGACCTGCGCATAGCAGAACTGCGCCCCCTGATTTCACCGGCCATATTGATCGAGGAAATCCCGGTGAGCGAAAAAGCTTCGACCTGTGTATGGCGGGGGCGCGAAGCGGCTTCGGCGATAGTCAAGGGCCAAGACGACCGCTTGCTGGTGGTCGTCGGGCCCTGCTCTATCCACGATCCCGGGGCGGCGGTGGAGTACGCCGGGCTTCTCAAGCAGGAAGCTGATCGCCTGGCCGACGACCTGTGCGTTGTGCTGCGCGTCTACTTCGAAAAACCCCGCACGACGGTGGGCTGGAAAGGGCTCATAAACGATCCCGATCTCGACGGTAGCTTTAATATAAACCACGGGCTTCACCGGGCACGCGGCCTGCTGCGCGACATCGCCGAGTTGGGCCTGCCCATTGGCACCGAGTTTCTCGACACCATAAGTCCCCAGTACACGGCCGACCTCGTGTCCTGGGGTGCCGTGGGCGCACGCACGACCGAGAGCCAGGTGCACCGCGAACTCGCGTCGGGTTTGTCGGTGGCCGTTGGGTTCAAGAACGGTACCGACGGCAACGTGCAGATCGCCGTGGACGCCATACGGTCGGCGCGCACCGAGCACCGCTTTCTTTCGGTCACCAAGCAGGGCCTGTCGGCCATCGTCGCGACGCGCGGCAACGATACCTGCCACGTCATTCTTCGAGGATCTACGGCCGGGCCCAACTACGACGCCGAGTCGGTGGCGACGGTTGTCTCGACGCTCACGGCCGCCGGCCTCGCCGGCTCGGTGATGGTCGACTGCAGCCACGGCAACAGCCGCAAGGATTTTCGCCGGCAGGCCGCGGTGTGCTCGGACATCGCTGGGCAGGTAGCCGCCGGGTCGCGCTCGGTATTCGGCCTGATGATAGAGAGCAACCTCGTGGAGGGTCGCCAGGATCTCGGCGGTGAGCTACTGCACGGACAGAGCGTGACCGACGCCTGCGTATCGTGGACAGACACGCAGCCCATGCTCGACGAGTTGGCTGCGGCCGCGCGGCGACGGCGCGCCGGCTAGTTTTCAGGCGAGCAGCGGCAGCAGGCCGTCCACGATGAGCACCTTGCTGCCGGCCAGCAGCAGGGCCAGCCGGTACATCCGTCGAAATAGAGCTTCTGACACGTGGCGGGCCAGCAGGCGGCGACCGATGAGCGTACCAGGCACCACGCAAGCCACCAGCACCGCCAGCAGTAGCGCGGATCTGCCGTAGTCAAAGTTCCACAGGGCGACAAACACCGGCAGCTTGACCAGGTGCAGCAGCGACTGGCATACCGCCTTGGTGGCCACGACCTGCTGTCGGGTCATCGGTCGCCGCAGGAACAGCGGTGCTATGAGAGGTCCGACGGCACCCACAGCCAGTGCGCAGGAACCCGCCACGAATCCCAGCGCGGGCCAGTCCCACCAGTGACCGACGTGCAGCGGGTTGTCGCTGGCATTGCCGTTGGCCGAATCGCCGTTGCCCGGCTCGCCGTCGTCGGCGTTTCGGGGGTTACTCGCGGGCTCGGGAATCACCAGCATCACGAGAATCCACGCACCCACCAGCAGCTTGAGCCAGGGGTCGGCGCCCGGGCTGCGCGCCAGCTCGCCGATCAGCAGTGCGCCCAACAGGCCACCGGGTAGCAGGCCGGCGGCGAAGCGCACTACCACCGGCCAGCTGACCTGGGGCAGGTAGGCCAGCACCCGCGTTCCGTTGCTGGCCAGTTGCACGACAGCGTGAAGAGGTATTACCTCGGCCCACGGCAGGGCGGTGAGCATGACTGCCAGCAACAACGCGCCGCCACCCATACCGAGCACGGCCGACAGCGCCGATGTGACCAGCGCGGCCAGGGCCAGTGTGATCAGTAGACCCACGGCGACAAGCTAAACGGGTTCGGCAACAGCCGCTAATGGAAGTCGCGGCTGGTCACCGGCCGTGGACTGCGACTGACACCGGGCACCCAGGGGTTTTCGACCAGCAGGTGCACCACGCCGTCTTCTGATTGCACGCGACCGGTGACACCCAGGAACGAAGTTGTTTTGAGTAACGCGCGGTGTTGTTCGAAGACCCGTTGCCATACCACCAGGTTTACGAAGCCGGATTCGTCCTCGAGCGTCATGAAGACGACCCCGCCCGCCGTGGCCGGCCGTTGTCTGCAGGTTACCAGCCCGGCATAAGCGGTGCGGGTGCCGTCGGCCATGGCGTTGAGCGAGGCGGCATCGGGTAGGCCCGCCTCGCGTAGCTCTCCACGCAGGTCTTCGAGCGGATGTCCGCGCGCGCTGTGCGAAGCCACTTCGTGGTCCCAGGCTATGGCGGTGCCACGGTCGAGGCCGGCAAAGGCAGGCAGAGCTTCGGCCACCTGCATGTTGAGCGAGTCGTCGCGCTCGCGTACCAGGGCCGCCACCTGCCACAACGATTGCCGACGATTGAGGCCAAAACAATCGAGCGCGCCGGCGCGGGCGAGTGCGCTGGCCGACCTGTCGTCAACGCGGCTACGCCTGACGAAGTCTTCGAGTGACTCAAAGCCTCGGGTTTCGCGCTCTCGTACTATGGTGTCGGTGAGTGCGCGGGGTAGTGAGCGCAGCGTGCGCAGGCCCATGCGCAGGCAGAGTTCGCCGTGACTGCCGTCGTTGCCAACAGCAGCCCGACCGGCCATGCCATCGCCGTCGCCGGGGCTGCTGCCCCGCAGGAATTTTTCCAGCGTGCAGTCTCGCTCGCTTACCGACACGTCCAATGGCAGCACTTTTACCTCGTGGCGGCGGGCGTCGTTGACGATTGTGGCCGTGGAATAAAAGCCCATGGGCTGGGCGTTCAGGAGCGCGCAGGCAAAGGCCTCGGGGTGGTGGCACTTGAGCCAGGAGGTGGCCCAGGCCAGCAACGCAAAGCTGGCCGCGTGGCTCTCTGGAAAACCGTATTCGCCAAATCCCCGTATCTGTTCGAACACGCGCTCGGCAAACTCACGGGTGATGCCCCTGGCCATCATGCGCGTGACCAGCCGGTCGCGGTGGCGTTCAATGCGGCCGGCGTGTCGCCAGGCTGCCATGTCGCGTCGTAGCTGGTCGGCCTCACCGGGGCTGTAGTCCGCTGCCACGACGGCGAGACGCATGACCTGTTCCTGGAACAAGGGAACGCCCAGGGTCTTGCTCAGTACTGGCTCGAGGCAGGGGTGAGGGTAGACGACCGGCTCCCTGCCACTGCGCCGTGCGAGGTAGGGGTGCACCATGCCTCCTGTTATGGGGCCCGGGCGCACGATGCTGATCTCTATCACGAGGTCATAAAAACAACGCGGACGCAGGCGTGGCAGCATGGCCATCTGCGCGCGGCTCTCGACCTGGAACACGCCCACGGTGTCGCCGCGGCAGAGCATGTCGAAGGTAGCCGTGTCGTCGGCGGGGATGTCGGCCATTTCCAATTGCAGGTCCTCGTGCTGGTCGAGCAGGTCGAAGGCCCGGTGCAGCATGTTGAGTGCGCCCAACCCCAGCAGGTCGACCTTGAACAGGCCCAGGGCCTCGATGTCGTCCTTGCTCCACTGGATCACGGTGCGCGCTTCCATGCTCGCGTTCTCAATGGGCACCAGGTCGTGCACGGGTTCATAGCCGAGCAGGAAACCGCCCGGGTGTATAGACATGTGCCGCGGAAAATCGAGGATCTCGTTGGACAGTGTCAGCAGGTGGCGGTGTATGGGGAGTTCGGGGTCCAGCGCGGCGGCGGACAGGTCCGCTTTTTCTACACACGAACGGTGCGAGAGCACTCGCGCCAGCCGGTCGGTCGAGGTTTCGGGCATTCCGAGGGCCTTGCCCACGTCGCGCACGGCCGACCTGGCGCGGTAGCGCACCACGTTGGCCACCATGGCGGCGTGCGAGCGGCCGTAGCTTCGGTAGACGTGCTGGATGACTTCTTCGCGGCGGTCGTGCTCGATGTCGAGGTCTATGTCGGGAGGTTCGGCCCGCTCCCTGGATAGAAAGCGTTCGAACAACAGGTCGCTGCGCGTTGGATCGACGGCCGTTATCCCGAGGCAGAAGCACACAGCCGAGTTGGCGGCCGAGCCGCGGCCCTGGCAGAGGATGCCGTGCTCGCGGCAGAACTCTACGATTTCGTGCATGGTCAGGAAGTAGCCCGGGTAGTCGAGCTCGTTGATGATGAGCAGTTCTTTTTTCAGCTGCGCGGTGACCGCCGTGGGTACGTCGCCGCGGTAGCGCCGGGCCGCGCCGCTGAGCGTGAGATGTTCGAGTTGTTGCATGGCCGTGCGGCCGTCGGGCAGGCGATGGTCGGGATAGCGGTAGCAGAGTTGAGACGGATCAAAGCTGCACAGCTCGGCGATCTGGTGGGTACGGGCCACGGCCTGCAGGTCATCGCCGTACAGGCGCGCAAACTCCCGTGGCCCGAGCAGTGAGTGGCAGTCGTTGGGGCACGTGAGCCTGCCGGCAGCCGAGAGCGTGGTGCCGTGGCGGATGCAGGTGACCACATCGTGCAGCCTGCGACGCTCGGGCAGGGGGTAAAGCACTTCGCTTGCAGACACCACGGGCAGTTGCCAGCGCTGCGCACGCGCGAGCAGGCGGGCGTTGGCCTCCACCTCGGGTGCTTCGTGGTGACGGGCGAGGAGTGCGTACAGGCGGTCGCCAAAGGCCTCGGCGAGCAGCCGCTGCGGGTGCACAGGTTCCGCTCCGGCGGTGAGCAGGCTGCGTGGGCCTCCCCACAGCGCCAGCATACCCTCCGCGTGTTCGGCGATCTCCTGCCACGATACTGACGAACTGCCCTTGGGCGAGCGCAGCCTGCCGCGAGTGATCAGCCGGCACAGGTTAGCGTAGCCGCCGCGGTCGACGGCCAGCAGCAGCAGGGTGGAGCCGTCGTCTACCGTGACTTCGGAACCGGTGATGAGCTTTACGCCCAGCTCACGGGCCCGCTGCCACGCTTCGACCATGCCGTACACGCCGTCGCGATCGCAGAGGGCGACGGCCGGCAGGCCGAGCCGGTGGCAGGCGTCGACCAGTTCGCCGGGATGGCCGGCGCCTTCGAGAAAAGAAAAGTTGCTCTTGCACCAC comes from Candidatus Binatota bacterium and encodes:
- a CDS encoding NUDIX domain-containing protein, whose translation is DAPRWRSSLLDQRGPLVAARPTVATIVRGVGERRLVVGAAIVRGARVLAARRTTPPEAAGRWELPGGKVEPGEQPADALEREIAEELGCTIEVSAWLSGASVIDDHLELRVAVARIVDGDPEPHEHDRLTWVGVDGLDGPGGLDWMVADRPFLPELRHVLRAAETEQHNGVLRAVLFDEDDAAEVLRRLRADGYEEALDGDAWREFDAPEPIPSDPDAWQLFQDGRSVAGVDISPFISDLPGGRCTRSFVTDNASGSTSQAANIIEALEAGARLLLIDEDSSATNFMIRDRRMQELVANEHEPITPFVDRVRQLCEQHSVSSVIVIGGSGDYLDVADKVVGMRDYRALDLTAQAREVVARFKSGRRSEALNGFEAPLGRTLLRAGFDASRGRKEVVVKVRDHGCIVFGEHEIDLSAVDQLLHPAQLRAVAEAMLHVGACFADGNRSLAEVMDLLFDELAHEGLSVLARNGEGDLAAFRRHDFAAAVNRLRAPVIKLARQG
- a CDS encoding 3-deoxy-7-phosphoheptulonate synthase, translating into MFHATDDLRIAELRPLISPAILIEEIPVSEKASTCVWRGREAASAIVKGQDDRLLVVVGPCSIHDPGAAVEYAGLLKQEADRLADDLCVVLRVYFEKPRTTVGWKGLINDPDLDGSFNINHGLHRARGLLRDIAELGLPIGTEFLDTISPQYTADLVSWGAVGARTTESQVHRELASGLSVAVGFKNGTDGNVQIAVDAIRSARTEHRFLSVTKQGLSAIVATRGNDTCHVILRGSTAGPNYDAESVATVVSTLTAAGLAGSVMVDCSHGNSRKDFRRQAAVCSDIAGQVAAGSRSVFGLMIESNLVEGRQDLGGELLHGQSVTDACVSWTDTQPMLDELAAAARRRRAG
- the dnaE gene encoding DNA polymerase III subunit alpha → MQQRPDGYVPLWCKSNFSFLEGAGHPGELVDACHRLGLPAVALCDRDGVYGMVEAWQRARELGVKLITGSEVTVDDGSTLLLLAVDRGGYANLCRLITRGRLRSPKGSSSVSWQEIAEHAEGMLALWGGPRSLLTAGAEPVHPQRLLAEAFGDRLYALLARHHEAPEVEANARLLARAQRWQLPVVSASEVLYPLPERRRLHDVVTCIRHGTTLSAAGRLTCPNDCHSLLGPREFARLYGDDLQAVARTHQIAELCSFDPSQLCYRYPDHRLPDGRTAMQQLEHLTLSGAARRYRGDVPTAVTAQLKKELLIINELDYPGYFLTMHEIVEFCREHGILCQGRGSAANSAVCFCLGITAVDPTRSDLLFERFLSRERAEPPDIDLDIEHDRREEVIQHVYRSYGRSHAAMVANVVRYRARSAVRDVGKALGMPETSTDRLARVLSHRSCVEKADLSAAALDPELPIHRHLLTLSNEILDFPRHMSIHPGGFLLGYEPVHDLVPIENASMEARTVIQWSKDDIEALGLFKVDLLGLGALNMLHRAFDLLDQHEDLQLEMADIPADDTATFDMLCRGDTVGVFQVESRAQMAMLPRLRPRCFYDLVIEISIVRPGPITGGMVHPYLARRSGREPVVYPHPCLEPVLSKTLGVPLFQEQVMRLAVVAADYSPGEADQLRRDMAAWRHAGRIERHRDRLVTRMMARGITREFAERVFEQIRGFGEYGFPESHAASFALLAWATSWLKCHHPEAFACALLNAQPMGFYSTATIVNDARRHEVKVLPLDVSVSERDCTLEKFLRGSSPGDGDGMAGRAAVGNDGSHGELCLRMGLRTLRSLPRALTDTIVRERETRGFESLEDFVRRSRVDDRSASALARAGALDCFGLNRRQSLWQVAALVRERDDSLNMQVAEALPAFAGLDRGTAIAWDHEVASHSARGHPLEDLRGELREAGLPDAASLNAMADGTRTAYAGLVTCRQRPATAGGVVFMTLEDESGFVNLVVWQRVFEQHRALLKTTSFLGVTGRVQSEDGVVHLLVENPWVPGVSRSPRPVTSRDFH